In Diorhabda carinulata isolate Delta chromosome 6, icDioCari1.1, whole genome shotgun sequence, a single genomic region encodes these proteins:
- the LOC130894973 gene encoding alpha-tocopherol transfer protein-like isoform X1: protein MKSLTDMDNITADTDLEYHFKTEDLVAEGRTSRENMEEIRTFVSNLDDKYVPTRIQDEIILIFLISCANDVALTKKTILSYYYLKKHGPEIYDDRDLNRSDIQLALNTIHMSSIPVRTDDNDVIHYFNIHDTNYRNFELVPIMKVSYMLMDVAHEKNPPNGLIVLIDMKGLSLMHMTRMKMGAIKKYLSFLQEGFPMRLKVIHLINSVYFMDKLLAILKVFMKSELMSMLHIHPPGLKEEELFKLIPKNCLPMEYGGDLPSESELHQKTIEQFRSKQTFWDVEEKLRKLAYKD from the exons ATGAAAAGTTTAACTGATATGGATAACATTACAGCCGACACTGATTTGGAATATCATTTCAAAACTGAAGATTTAGTTGCCGAAGGCAGAACTTCTAGAG aaaatatggaagaaatAAGGACTTTTGTGTCAAATCTGGATGACAAATATGTTCCTACGAGAATACAGGATGAAatcatcttaatttttttgatatcttgtgCGAATGATGTAGCACTTaccaaaaaaactatattatcgtattattatttaaagaaacatggtccTGAAATCTATGATGACAGGGATCTCAATCGAAGTGATATACAACTAGCACTAAATACAAT ACATATGTCAAGCATACCAGTACGAACAGATGACAATGATGTGATACACTACTTTAATATACATGATACAAACTATCGAAATTTTGAGTTGGTGCCTATAATGAAAGTGTCTTATATGTTAATGGATGTAGCTCATGAAAAGAATCCCCCTAACGGATTGATCGTATTAATCGATATGAAAGGT CTCAGTCTAATGCACATGACGAGAATGAAAATGGGagcaatcaaaaaatatttgagtttccTACAAGAAGGTTTTCCTATGAGATTGAAAGTGATACATTTGATaaattctgtatattttatgGACAAACTACTAGCAATACTGAAAGTATTTATGAAAAGTGAACTTATGAGTATg CTACATATACATCCACCTGGcttgaaagaagaagaactttTCAAGTTAATACCAAAAAACTGTTTACCTATGGAATATGGGGGCGACCTTCCATCTGAAAGTGAACTTCACCAGAAAACTATAGAGCAATTTAGATCTAAGCAAACATTTTGGGACGTGGAGGAGAAATTGAGAAAGCTGGCATATAAAGATTAA
- the LOC130894973 gene encoding alpha-tocopherol transfer protein-like isoform X2, which translates to MKSLTDMDNITADTDLEYHFKTEDLVAEGRTSRENMEEIRTFVSNLDDKYVPTRIQDEIILIFLISCANDVALTKKTILSYYYLKKHGPEIYDDRDLNRSDIQLALNTIHMSSIPVRTDDNDVIHYFNIHDTNYRNFELVPIMKVSYMLMDVAHEKNPPNGLIVLIDMKGLSLMHMTRMKMGAIKKYLSFLQEGFPMRLKVIHLINSVYFMDKLLAILKVFMKSELMTTYTSTWLERRRTFQVNTKKLFTYGIWGRPSI; encoded by the exons ATGAAAAGTTTAACTGATATGGATAACATTACAGCCGACACTGATTTGGAATATCATTTCAAAACTGAAGATTTAGTTGCCGAAGGCAGAACTTCTAGAG aaaatatggaagaaatAAGGACTTTTGTGTCAAATCTGGATGACAAATATGTTCCTACGAGAATACAGGATGAAatcatcttaatttttttgatatcttgtgCGAATGATGTAGCACTTaccaaaaaaactatattatcgtattattatttaaagaaacatggtccTGAAATCTATGATGACAGGGATCTCAATCGAAGTGATATACAACTAGCACTAAATACAAT ACATATGTCAAGCATACCAGTACGAACAGATGACAATGATGTGATACACTACTTTAATATACATGATACAAACTATCGAAATTTTGAGTTGGTGCCTATAATGAAAGTGTCTTATATGTTAATGGATGTAGCTCATGAAAAGAATCCCCCTAACGGATTGATCGTATTAATCGATATGAAAGGT CTCAGTCTAATGCACATGACGAGAATGAAAATGGGagcaatcaaaaaatatttgagtttccTACAAGAAGGTTTTCCTATGAGATTGAAAGTGATACATTTGATaaattctgtatattttatgGACAAACTACTAGCAATACTGAAAGTATTTATGAAAAGTGAACTTATGA CTACATATACATCCACCTGGcttgaaagaagaagaactttTCAAGTTAATACCAAAAAACTGTTTACCTATGGAATATGGGGGCGACCTTCCATCTGA